A DNA window from Camelina sativa cultivar DH55 chromosome 17, Cs, whole genome shotgun sequence contains the following coding sequences:
- the LOC104759316 gene encoding putative F-box protein At1g20800, with the protein MDSLPFHLLEEILCKLDPKSLAMMQCTDRSIKTHISDDPYFKSVFRKKCYDEGTVDGYHLRANKWRVMGWIPRWYEGKRETNQSKPSLSMDVDVAMVDVNNDDKHISSMSKIMSLISGISPYAQSLFKKKEKRVGKRLMIEEETKVKMMMDEPSSKFLDVKRRINKRRRVM; encoded by the coding sequence ATGGATAGCTTACCTTTTCACCTCCTTGAAGAGATTCTCTGCAAACTCGACCCCAAATCTCTTGCGATGATGCAATGCACGGATCGATCTATCAAGACGCATATATCGGATGATCCGTATTTCAAATCTGTATTTAGGAAAAAGTGTTACGACGAGGGAACGGTTGATGGGTACCACTTGAGAGCTAACAAGTGGAGAGTTATGGGTTGGATTCCACGGTGGTACGAGGGTAAACGAGAGACTAATCAGTCCAAACCGTCTTTGTCCATGGACGTCGACGTGGCGATGGTTGATGTTAATAATGATGATAAACACATCTCCTCTATGAGCAAAATAATGAGCCTGATTAGTGGAATCTCACCATATGCTCAGAGTCTcttcaagaaaaaggaaaagagagttGGAAAAAGATTGATGAtcgaagaagaaacaaaagtgaagatgatgatggatgagCCTTCTTCCAAGTTCCTAGACGTGAAGAGAAgaatcaacaaaagaagaagagtcatgTAG